One genomic segment of Chelonia mydas isolate rCheMyd1 chromosome 1, rCheMyd1.pri.v2, whole genome shotgun sequence includes these proteins:
- the LOC119565209 gene encoding olfactory receptor 52R1-like, translated as MSDSNTTHFTNPSTFILLGIPGLEAVHVWISIPFCTMYAIAILGNFTILFIVKREPSLHGPMYYLLCMLAVTDLVLSTTIFPKMLSIFWFNSREIDFSACLTQMYFIHCFSAMESGIFAAMALDRYVAICHPLRHSTILTNPIVAKIGLAMVLRCGMLTLPYPFLARQWPYCRTNIIPQHLCLHMPVVNLACADIRISSYYGLFVQFSVMGLDGIFIVASYIQILRAIFSLPTKDARIKTFGTCSSHLFVILAFYTPRLFISLLYRFGQNVALNFHVLFSNVYLFMPPMLNPIIYGVRTKQIWDRLLQLFSHEGV; from the coding sequence atgtcagattccaacacaacccacttcaccaacccctccaccttcatcctgttgggcattcctggcctagaGGCAGTCCACGTCTGGATCTCCATTCCCTTCTGCACCATGTATGCAatagccatcttggggaacttcaccatcctgttcattgtgAAGAGAGAGCcaagcctccatgggcccatgtactatttacTCTGCATGTTGGCTGTCACTGACCTTGTCCTCTCTACGACCATCTTCCCGAAAATgttgagcatcttctggttcaattccagggagatcgatttcagtgcctgcctcacccagatgtacttcattcactgcttctcagCGATGGAGTCTGGGATCTTTGCGGCCATGGCTCtggatcgctacgtggccatctgccatcccctgagacattctaCCATCCTGACAAACCCCATTGTGGCCAAGATTGGCCTGGCCATGGTGCTACGCTGTGGGATGCTCACACTGCCCTATCCCTTCCTGGCGAGGCaatggccatattgcagaaccaacatcatccctCAGCACTTATGCTTGCACATGCCCGTGGTGAATCTGGCCTGCGCCGACATCCGCATCAGTAGTTACTACGGACTCTTTGTGCAATTCAGTGTGATGGGTCTGGATGGGATTTTTATTGTCGCGTCCTAtatccagatcctcagggccatcttcagcctccccacaaaggatgcccggatcaagacttttgggacctgcagctcccacctcttTGTCATTTTAGCCTTTTACACCCCACGTCTCTTCATCTCCCTCCTGTACCGGTTTGGCCAGAATGTGGCTCTGAATTTCCACGTTCTCTTTTCCAACGTTTACCTCTTCAtgccccccatgctaaaccccatcatctatggggtAAGGACCAAACAGATCTGGGACAGGCTGCTCCAGCTCTTTAGTCATGAAGGGGTCTAA
- the LOC119565153 gene encoding olfactory receptor 52R1-like codes for MSDSNTTNFTNPSTFILLGIPGLEAAHVWISIPFCTMYAIAILGNFTILFIVKREPSLHGPMYYFLCMLAVTDLVLSTTIFPKMLSIFWFNSREINFSACLTQMYFIHCFSAMESGIFAAMALDRYVAICHPLRHSTILTNPIVAKIGLAMVLRCGMLALPYPFLARQWPYCRTNIIPQHLCLHMAVVNLACADIRVSSYYGLFVQFSVMGLDGIFIVVSYIQILRAIFSLPTKDARLKTFGTCGSHLFVILTFYVPRLFISLLYRFGQNVALNFHVLLSRVYLFMPPMLNPIIYGVRTKQMWDRLLQLFTHERA; via the coding sequence atgtcagattccaacacaaccaaCTTCACCAATCCCTCCACCTTCAttctgctgggcattcctggcctggaggcggcccatgtctggatctccatccccttctgcaccatgtatgcaatagccatcttggggaacttcaccatcctgttcattgtgAAGAGAGAGCcaagcctccatgggcccatgtactatttcctctgcatgctggctgtcacaGACCTGGTCCTCTCTACGACCATCTTCCCAAAAATgttgagcatcttctggttcaattccagggagatcaatttcagtgcctgccttacccagatgtacttcattcactgcttctcagCGATGGAGTCTGGGATCTTTGCGGCCATGGCTCtggatcgctacgtggccatctgccatcccctgagacattctaCCATCCTGACAAACCCCATCGTGGCCAAGATTGGCCTGGCCATGGTGCTACGCTGTGGGATGCTCGCACTGCCCTATCCCTTCCTGGCGAGGCaatggccatattgcagaaccaacatcatccctCAGCACTTATGCTTGCACATGGCCGTGGTGAATCTGGCCTGCGCCGACATCCGCGTCAGTAGTTACTACGGACTCTTTGTGCAATTCAGTGTGATGGGTCTGGATGGGATTTTTATTGTTGTGTCCTAtatccagatcctcagggccatcttcagcctccccacaaaggatgctcggctcaagacttttgggacctgTGGCTCCCACCTCTTTGTCATTTTAACCTTTTACGTCCCACGTCTCTTCATCTCCCTCCTGTACCGGTTTGGCCAGAATGTGGCTCTGAATTTCCACGTTCTCCTTTCCAGAGTTTACCTCTTCAtgccccccatgctaaaccccatcatctatggggtAAGGACCAAACAGATGTGGGACAGGCTGCTCCAGCTCTTTACTCATGAAAGGGCGTAA